A region from the Triticum urartu cultivar G1812 chromosome 1, Tu2.1, whole genome shotgun sequence genome encodes:
- the LOC125512155 gene encoding urea-proton symporter DUR3, giving the protein MSGGGGVVCPPPELGFGGQYYSVVDGVCSRDESFFGGKPVLTQAVGYAVVLGFGAFFALFTSFLVWLEKRYVGGSQLQTSEWFNTAGRSVKTGLIASVIVSQWTWAATILQSSNVAWQYGVSGPFWYASGATVQVLLFGVMAIEIKRKAPNAHTVCEIVRARWGARAHLVFLAFCLATNVIVTAMLLLGGSAVVHALTGVNVYAASFLIPLGVIVYTLAGGLKATFLASYIHSVVVHAVLLVFVFLVYTSSSSLGSPKVVYERLLVVASAARDCSGDLSRSGQSCGPVHGNLKGSYLTMLSSGGLVFGIINIVGNFGTVFVDNGYWMSAIAARPSSTHKGYLLGGLVWFAVPFSLATSLGLGALALDLPITAAEAAKGLVPPATATALMGKPGSVLLLTMLFMAVTSAGSAELVAVSSLFTYDIYRTYVNPGASGKQILLVSRAVILAFGCSMGVLAVVLNLVGVSLGWMYLAMGVLVGSAVIPIALLLLWSKANAFGAMLGTISGCVLGVIVWLTVAKVQYGRVNLDTTGRNAPMLAGNLVSILLGGAVHGVCSLVSPQNYDWESSRRITTVESVAAEDDDELQEAKLVHAKRWIVKWGLVFTVVIVVLWPALSVPAGRFSLGYFTLWAAIAIAWGTVGSAVIILMPLVESWDTISMVCAGMLTNDIVYQRLDDVNLRLRAIMGAMPEAEKRYQQLQRKDEVEMHPAGTHPADDSDHLLEN; this is encoded by the exons ATGTCGGGCGGTGGCGGCGTGGTGTGCCCGCCGCCGGAGCTGGGTTTCGGCGGGCAGTACTACTCGGTGGTGGACGGGGTCTGCAGCCGCGACGAGAGCTTCTTCGGCGGCAAGCCGGTGCTGACGCAGGCCGTCGGGTACGCCGTCGTCCTCGGCTTCGGCGCCTTCTTCGCGCTCTTCACTTCCTTCCTG GTGTGGCTGGAGAAACGCTACGTCGGCGGGTCGCAGCTGCAGACGTCGGAGTGGTTCAACACCGCCGGCCGGAGCGTGAAGACGGGGCTGATCGCCAGCGTGATCGTGTCGCAGTGGACGTGGGCGGCGACCATCCTGCAGAGCTCCAACGTGGCGTGGCAGTACGGCGTGAGCGGGCCCTTCTGGTACGCCAGCGGCGCCACCGTGCAGGTGCTCCTCTTCGGGGTCATGGCCATCGAGATCAAGCGCAAGGCGCCCAACGCGCACACCGTCTGCGAGATCGTCAGGGCCCGGTGGGGCGCCCGCGCGCACCTCGTCTTCCTCGCCTTCTGCCTCGCCACCAACGTCATCGTCACCGCCATGCTGCTGCTCGGCGGCTCCGCCGTCGTGCACGCGCTCACCGGCGTCAACGTCTACGCCGCCAGCTTCCTCATCCCGCTCGGCGTCATCGTGTACACGCTCGCCGGCGGGCTCAAGGCCACTTTCCTCGCCAGCTACATCCACTCCGTCGTCGTGCACGCCGTGCTCctcgtcttcgtcttcctcgTCTACACCTCCAGCAGCAGCCTCGGCAGCCCCAAGGTGGTGTACGAGCGCCTCCTGGTTGTCGCCAGCGCCGCCAGGGACTGCTCCGGCGACCTCTCGCGCTCTGGTCAGTCTTGCGGCCCCGTCCACGGCAACCTCAAGGGTTCCTACCTCACCATGCTCAGCTCCGGCGGCCTCGTCTTCGGCATCATCAACATCGTCGGCAATTTCGGCACCGTCTTCGTCGACAAC GGGTACTGGATGAGCGCGATCGCCGCTCGGCCGTCGTCGACGCACAAGGGGTACCTGCTGGGCGGCCTGGTGTGGTTCGCGGTGCCATTCTCGCTGGCAACATCGCTCGGCCTCGGCGCGCTCGCCCTCGACCTCCCCATCACCGCGGCGGAGGCGGCAAAGGGCCTCGTCCCGCCGGCCACCGCCACCGCGCTCATGGGCAAGCCCGGCTCCGTCCTCCTCCTCACGATGCTCTTCATGGCCGTCACCTCCGCTGGCTCCGCAGAGCTCGTCGCCGTCTCCTCCCTCTTCACCTACGACATCTACCGCACCTACGTCAACCCGGGCGCCTCCGGTAAGCAGATCCTCCTCGTGTCCAGGGCCGTCATCCTCGCCTTCGGATGCTCCATGGGCGTCCTGGCCGTCGTCCTCAACCTCGTGGGCGTGTCCCTCGGGTGGATGTACCTGGCCATGGGCGTCCTCGTGGGCTCCGCCGTCATCCCCATCGCTCTGCTGCTGCTCTGGAGCAAGGCCAACGCCTTCGGCGCCATGCTCGGCACCATCAGCGGCTGCGTCCTCGGCGTGATCGTCTGGCTCACGGTGGCCAAGGTGCAGTACGGCCGCGTCAACCTGGACACCACCGGCCGGAACGCGCCCATGCTGGCGGGCAACCTGGTGTCCATACTGCTGGGCGGGGCCGTGCACGGCGTGTGCAGCCTGGTGTCGCCGCAGAACTACGACTGGGAGAGCAGCAGGCGGATCACGACGGTGGAGAGCGTGGccgccgaagacgacgacgagctcCAGGAGGCGAAGCTGGTGCACGCCAAGCGGTGGATCGTCAAGTGGGGCCTGGTGTTCACGGTCGTGATCGTGGTGCTGTGGCCGGCGCTGTCGGTGCCGGCGGGGAGGTTCAGCCTGGGGTACTTCACGCTGTGGGCGGCGATCGCGATCGCGTGGGGCACGGTGGGCTCGGCGGTGATCATCCTGATGCCGCTGGTGGAGAGCTGGGACACCATCAGCATGGTGTGCGCGGGGATGCTGACCAACGACATCGTGTACCAGCGCCTCGACGACGTGAACCTGCGGCTCAGGGCCATCATGGGGGCCATGCCCGAGGCCGAGAAGCGCTACCAGCAGCTGCAGCGGAAGGATGAGGTGGAGATGCACCCCGCCGGCACCCACCCGGCCGACGACAGCGACCACCTTTTGGAGAACTAA